tcttcaaagatcttttaaAGATCTTTTACAGGTCTTTGccgatcttcaaagatctttgaagatcctcaaagatcctctGAGGTTTTTCGCTAGGGCTACAACAAGAGTGGATGCTAAGAGCAATGTGTCAATACTGAAAGAGGTTACTACTGCGCATGTTCAGACCCAGAGCTAAGTCTTGCTGCGGACAAAATTGATTGCATTGGATCAATCACGTATTCCCTCTTTCCCTAAAAATAAATCCTTACTTATTTCACGGCATACAAGCAAGTAATTGAGGGGTACGTATAAAACggtggccgtgtagcactgataaAGTTCGAGTCCCGGAGGATGAGATCAGGATCAGGTCaaagttttcctctgtccttgtttGGGCCCATTTGCATCCTAGGGATAACGCTCGGATGGGGTAACTTAGCAATTTCTAAGCACTGCAACTTTCCCTTCGAAACTACTAAATTATTAGTCACTTTTATGTTATAGGTTAGAAGTTAAGTGGCATTGCAACAGTGTGGCGACTTTGTCAAACTTAAAGGACTAAGCAAATCATAATTTCTCAATTGTTAGGTGTACCAACTCCCATTGCCTTCTATCCTCTCAATATAAAGTCAACAATCCATGATTTTGCCGAGAGGCCACCATATAGCGCATCAGCAAGCAACGTGGAGTTCACAAGCGGACCCGCCAACGAATCTAATGGAGCTTATCAGTTTAAAGGAACCACTGACAGTTTTATCCAGTTTTCAAACACGGGTGGTATTCTAGACGTTAAGTACTCCATCACACTCATGTGTTGGGTTCGACCCGGCGGCCAAGATGGACCACTTTTCAATTACAACATACAAGAAGCCTGGGGAGTACACATCTGGATCGTttcaaatggaaattttttcGTTCGAATTACCAAGTTCGGCAGTCATGAGCTTTTACGGCATCTCAGTACAGATCAACCTCTGGAACAAGGGAGATGGTACCATGTAGCTGCAACATACGATAGTAACACAGGTGTCAACTCCATTTACGTTGATGGAGTACTGAACAAAACCCAAAATATTGGAACAGGGTATCGAATCTCGACCAATGATCCGGCAATTAGAATGGGAGTAAAGATCGGTGATAATAGACTGTTTAATGGTGCAATCACTCAGATGGGGATCTACAATGTATCGCTCACTGGAGATCAGATTCGTACTGTTATAAAACAAGGTAGGAATATTGATGACGTTTTCATTCCTATGTACATTATCATTACTCTCATCTTAATCCTCATCATCAAAATTGTTAATCAACATGACTATGATCACAACAAATTACCAATTCTTGACGCTTTTATCAGTGTAAACCGTCTTCATTTTGTGACAAGTGGTTGCCTTCATAAACCTGAGAACGTTTGCGGCTAATACGCAGAAAGAAGAAGAATATGAGAATAAACCAAATGTATGCAGAGTTTTGTATTGCAAAGAAGAAGTGCCACCAGTTTAAAATGTTGCTGCGTTGTTGCAAAAAGAGTTTATTCAAAAAATAGGAGCGATTTCTTAATCCCAGTTATTACACCGAAGAGTAATTTTTTGTCCCTTCTTTCTTGATTCCACAGCGTTGAAGTCCCGACCTTGTTCCAGCAGTCCTTGCAAAAATGGCGGATAATGTTCAGAGTTCGGACAAAATCTCTTCCATTGTATTTGGCCTGAAGGATTCACTAGACCCAGATGCGTGCAGGGTAGATGCACTTATTTTCGTTTGTAGACAACAGTGGTCTTGCGTTCTTTAAAGTGAGAATCTGATAAAGCCCGCGTAACGGCAGCGGGTTTCTCTTATTTCCGAAACGAATATGGCGATTAGATTTACAGGGGAATGTATGGGGCAAAAATTATATTCAATAACAGAAAAAAGCTTTGCGTACCTGAAACATTTGCCAAGTCGGAACCCAGTAGTAGAAAGGATTCTTAATCCCACGGGACAAAAATTACATCTGTAACAGACTGCTAACACCGTCCTTTGGTAGGCTCATTTTGGCTCGCCTGGCTTTTCTATCCGTCGCCTGGTTTCTAAGCTTTATTCTCATAACAAACATGGCAGACACGCGAACGTAGAAGCGTGAAGAAGTGAATTTCTTTTGGCGTGTGAGATCGTGCTTTCATTGCTCCACCTCCGGTCGCTCAAGGGTGGATGGCTCATcgtttgaaatttaatattatcGTGTTTTCGTGGCCAAAAAGGACGGTGTTTGTCGTTTTCTATCCAGCTGAAATTTTCTGTGATTGTAGGTTATTGTGTCTACGTTCAGGAATGAAGTTGGCAAATTTGAGCACTCGCATGGGAATACGGTCAGCTGAGGTGAAACTTTGCAAAGCTGAGCGTTTTAAAGGACTGAGAGAGCGACAGGCGAGCCAAAATGAGGCTAAAAAGGACGGTGTTATAAGTCTGTTAGAGATGTAATTTTTGTCCCGTGGGATTAAGAATCCTTTCTACTACTGGGTTCCGACTTGGCAAATGTTTCAGATACGTAAGGCTTTTTCTTATTCTTGAATATAATTTTTGCCCCATACATTTCTCTCTAAATCTAATCGCTATGTTTGTTTCGGAAATATGAGAAACCCACTGCTGTTACGCGGGCGCTATGTCCGAGATTTCTGGCCATGTGTTATGATTGTTATATGTAGTTTGTTGTTGCGTCCTCGTGTGAAGCTCTTTCAAATTGGGGTAGTTAATCTCAATAATATTGAGGACATTTTTGTACCTTGTAACACTTAGGATACCACTCGGGCTACAAATAAACAAGAAGCCTTAGACCGTGATGCCGTTGTCCTTATGTCCgtttttcttcaatttcattATAACTCCCATTTCTTTTCCTCTGCCGGTTTTATTGTTTCGGTGGTATTGTCCTCCTGCAGCAAAGAGTGGCAATCTGCCGGCATTTCAGTTGAAGCATTTACACAATCTGAAGTTTAAAAATATGGATAAAGTGTCAGACTCTTCCAGTTCAGTCTTCAAGGACGAGGGTTTTAAATTTACGTATCAACATTGAAAAATACGAGTAAAGATTGAGAGAGAAAACAAGAAGTAATTTCAAGTTTACCTCGATCATTTTCGTCCAAAACTCTTTCCACACAGAGCCAGCTCATAAGATTTTCGTTTTGGTCGCTAAAGTACCATTGAG
The nucleotide sequence above comes from Acropora muricata isolate sample 2 chromosome 12, ASM3666990v1, whole genome shotgun sequence. Encoded proteins:
- the LOC136892996 gene encoding uncharacterized protein isoform X2, whose product is MSVALYAFYLISLASATEKAGKQCKVYQAPIRGKALGGHTYKTAKVGELFRCYVRCERDPVCKSCNFKHRQQICEMNNETKETKPNDFITDEQSYYIKRTGGDVDECTSFPSICGANADCHNTDGSYICNCKGGYMGDGKNCARVGVPTPIAFYPLNIKSTIHDFAERPPYSASASNVEFTSGPANESNGAYQFKGTTDSFIQFSNTGGILDVKYSITLMCWVRPGGQDGPLFNYNIQEAWGVHIWIVSNGNFFVRITKFGSHELLRHLSTDQPLEQGRWYHVAATYDSNTGVNSIYVDGVLNKTQNIGTGYRISTNDPAIRMGVKIGDNRLFNGAITQMGIYNVSLTGDQIRTVIKQALKSRPCSSSPCKNGG
- the LOC136892996 gene encoding uncharacterized protein isoform X1, producing the protein MDWFLCSRGSFFVVFAQVCSATRKMSVALYAFYLISLASATEKAGKQCKVYQAPIRGKALGGHTYKTAKVGELFRCYVRCERDPVCKSCNFKHRQQICEMNNETKETKPNDFITDEQSYYIKRTGGDVDECTSFPSICGANADCHNTDGSYICNCKGGYMGDGKNCARVGVPTPIAFYPLNIKSTIHDFAERPPYSASASNVEFTSGPANESNGAYQFKGTTDSFIQFSNTGGILDVKYSITLMCWVRPGGQDGPLFNYNIQEAWGVHIWIVSNGNFFVRITKFGSHELLRHLSTDQPLEQGRWYHVAATYDSNTGVNSIYVDGVLNKTQNIGTGYRISTNDPAIRMGVKIGDNRLFNGAITQMGIYNVSLTGDQIRTVIKQALKSRPCSSSPCKNGG